The following is a genomic window from Candidatus Riesia pediculischaeffi.
ATTATCTTCTTCCAATAGCTCTGTAAATGTTGACCTATCTTCTAAGAACAATGGAGGATTAAGAAAAAGATCTCCATAGAAATTGTTTTCTTCTTCATTGACGTCAAACACCATATCTTGAGCGACCATTCTAGATTCCATCTCTCTAACATCTTTTTTAGAAACCCCCAACTTTTTTGCAACTGAATCGATTTCAGTCCTGTCAAACCAACCGATCTTATTTTTATTTCTCCGAAGATTGAAGAAAAGTTTTCTTTGTGCTTTCGTAGTAGCGACTTTAACGATTCTCCAATTCTTCAGAACGTATTCGTGAATCTCTGCTTTTATCCAATGAACTGCAAATGAAACTAGACGAACACTAGTGTTCGGATTAAATTTTTGAACCGCTTTCATTAGTCCGATGTTTCCTTCTTGTATCAAATCTGCTTGAGGTAATCCGTAACCTAAGTAATTTTTAGAAATATGGATGACAAACCTCAGATGAGAGAGTATAAGTTTCTTCGCTGCATGCAAATCTCTTCGATAATAGAATGAATTGGTA
Proteins encoded in this region:
- the rpoH gene encoding RNA polymerase sigma factor RpoH; this translates as MIKNRSFSLAVGNSLSTYIRTTYSYPILTVEEERKYTNSFYYRRDLHAAKKLILSHLRFVIHISKNYLGYGLPQADLIQEGNIGLMKAVQKFNPNTSVRLVSFAVHWIKAEIHEYVLKNWRIVKVATTKAQRKLFFNLRRNKNKIGWFDRTEIDSVAKKLGVSKKDVREMESRMVAQDMVFDVNEEENNFYGDLFLNPPLFLEDRSTFTELLEEDNWENHTIKKLIQALSKLDKRSQDIIKKRWLNHSGRKTLQDLARQYKVSAERIRQLEKNAMKKIRDLIESPKVLQK